The following are from one region of the Juglans regia cultivar Chandler chromosome 10, Walnut 2.0, whole genome shotgun sequence genome:
- the LOC109001573 gene encoding uncharacterized protein LOC109001573 has protein sequence MQTLYIFPHQQSKPSSTIKAFISLSLSQMGTSQQFSSLSCKLTIKQAKQVELKSTGSLFVRYYLSAGNNKRIRLNSREISSRSDLYWNESFSLDCFATHDTMDNLKQENVVFELRWRSNKVPVLGRNIIGGSKLLGRAEIPWKEVYESPNMEMEKWVTMIPTSGSRVLVEGVKPPKLQVGMKVQVPAMVEKEVRRRSNYGKGKKSWDESCGCKDGHGHGCTSCEDYNIFALAAALEAF, from the coding sequence ATGCAAACACTATATATATTCCCCCACCAACAATCAAAACCTTCATCAACAATCAAAgccttcatctctctctctctctctcaaatgggtaCTTCTCAGCAGTTTTCCTCTCTTAGCTGTAAACTAACCATCAAACAAGCAAAACAAGTGGAATTGAAGTCCACGGGTTCTCTCTTTGTTAGATACTATCTTTCTGCAGGAAACAACAAAAGAATTCGGCTTAACAGCCGAGAAATCTCCTCCAGGTCCGATCTCTATTGGAACGAGTCCTTCTCATTGGATTGCTTTGCTACCCACGACACCATGGACAACCTAAAGCAAGAAAACGTGGTTTTCGAGCTCCGGTGGAGATCAAACAAAGTGCCTGTTCTTGGGAGGAATATTATTGGGGGCTCAAAACTCTTGGGTAGGGCAGAGATTCCATGGAAAGAAGTCTATGAGTCACCAAACATGGAGATGGAGAAGTGGGTCACGATGATTCCCACGAGTGGATCGCGTGTGCTTGTTGAAGGTGTCAAACCACCTAAGCTGCAAGTGGGAATGAAAGTTCAAGTTCCTGCAATGGTGGAAAAGGAGGTCAGGAGGAGATCAAATTATGGGAAGGGAAAGAAATCATGGGATGAGTCATGTGGATGCAAAGATGGTCATGGGCATGGCTGCACTAGTTGTgaagattataatatttttgcactagcggCTGCTTTGGAGGCATTTTAA